A single region of the Gossypium arboreum isolate Shixiya-1 chromosome 12, ASM2569848v2, whole genome shotgun sequence genome encodes:
- the LOC108476661 gene encoding mitogen-activated protein kinase 4-like isoform X1 — MSIESRSRSADHGIKGVATHGGGYIKYNVYGSLFEVSRKYVPPIRPVGRGANGIVCAAVNSETREEVAIKKISNAFDNRIDAKRTLREIKLLRHMDHENVIAIKDIIRPPLKEHFNDVYIVYELMDTDLHQIIRSSQSLTDDHCRYFLYQVLRGLKYVHSANVLHRDLKPSNLLLNANCDLKIGDFGLARTTSETDFMTEYVVTRWYRAPELLLNCSEYTAAIDIWSVGCILGETMTRQPLFPGKDYVHQLRLITELIGSPDDSSLGFLRSENARRYVRQLPQYPKQNFSARFPNSSSGAVDLLEKMLVFDPHRRITVEEALCHPYLAPFYDINEEPICPRPFNFDFEQPSFTEENIKELIYTESVKFNTEPIH, encoded by the exons ATGTCAATAGAATCAAGGTCTCGGTCAGCTGATCATGGTATCAAAGGAGTAGCAACTCATGGTGGAGGCTATATTAAGTATAATGTTTATGGTAGCCTTTTTGAAGTTTCCAGAAAATATGTTCCTCCTATTCGCCCCGTCGGTCGTGGCGCTAATGGTATTGTCTG TGCCGCCGTGAATTCAGAGACACGAGAGGAGGTTGCTATCAAGAAAATCAGCAATGCATTCGACAACAGGATCGATGCCAAGAGGACATTGCGAGAAATCAAGCTTCTTCGTCACATGGATCATGAGAAT GTGATCGCCATTAAAGACATCATCCGGCCTCCATTAAAGGAGCACTTTAATGATGTCTACATTGTTTATGAACTTATGGACACTGATCTTCATCAAATCATACGATCTAGCCAGTCGTTGACGGATGATCATTGTCGG TACTTCTTATATCAGGTTTTACGAGGGCTGAAATACGTACATTCAGCAAATGTTTTGCACCGTGATTTAAAACCGAGTAACTTGCTTCTGAATGCGAATTGTGACCTTAAAATCGGAGATTTCGGACTTGCGAGGACAACATCTGAAACTGATTTTATGACAGAATATGTAGTTACTCGTTGGTACCGGGCACCAGAACTGCTTCTGAATTGTTCTGAATACACTGCCGCAATCGATATTTGGTCGGTGGGTTGCATTCTCGGTGAAACCATGACTAGACAACCCCTCTTCCCCGGCAAAGACTATGTGCATCAGTTGAGGCTTATCACAGAG CTTATAGGTTCACCCGATGATTCCAGTCTTGGTTTCCTTCGAAGCGAGAACGCTAGAAGATATGTTAGACAGCTTCCGCAATATCCAAAGCAAAATTTCTCTGCTAGATTTCCTAACAGCTCGTCTGGTGCTGTTGATTTGCTCGAGAAGATGCTTGTCTTTGATCCCCATAGGCGCATTACGG TTGAAGAGGCTCTATGCCACCCGTACTTGGCACCTTTCTATGACATCAACGAAGAGCCCATTTGCCCGAGGCCGTTCAATTTTGATTTTGAGCAACCGTCGTTTACCGAAGAAAACATCAAGGAGCTCATCTATACAGAATCTGTAAAGTTCAATACAGAACCAATTCATTGA
- the LOC108476661 gene encoding mitogen-activated protein kinase homolog MMK2-like isoform X2 → MSIESRSRSADHGIKGVATHGGGYIKYNVYGSLFEVSRKYVPPIRPVGRGANGIVCAAVNSETREEVAIKKISNAFDNRIDAKRTLREIKLLRHMDHENYFLYQVLRGLKYVHSANVLHRDLKPSNLLLNANCDLKIGDFGLARTTSETDFMTEYVVTRWYRAPELLLNCSEYTAAIDIWSVGCILGETMTRQPLFPGKDYVHQLRLITELIGSPDDSSLGFLRSENARRYVRQLPQYPKQNFSARFPNSSSGAVDLLEKMLVFDPHRRITVEEALCHPYLAPFYDINEEPICPRPFNFDFEQPSFTEENIKELIYTESVKFNTEPIH, encoded by the exons ATGTCAATAGAATCAAGGTCTCGGTCAGCTGATCATGGTATCAAAGGAGTAGCAACTCATGGTGGAGGCTATATTAAGTATAATGTTTATGGTAGCCTTTTTGAAGTTTCCAGAAAATATGTTCCTCCTATTCGCCCCGTCGGTCGTGGCGCTAATGGTATTGTCTG TGCCGCCGTGAATTCAGAGACACGAGAGGAGGTTGCTATCAAGAAAATCAGCAATGCATTCGACAACAGGATCGATGCCAAGAGGACATTGCGAGAAATCAAGCTTCTTCGTCACATGGATCATGAGAAT TACTTCTTATATCAGGTTTTACGAGGGCTGAAATACGTACATTCAGCAAATGTTTTGCACCGTGATTTAAAACCGAGTAACTTGCTTCTGAATGCGAATTGTGACCTTAAAATCGGAGATTTCGGACTTGCGAGGACAACATCTGAAACTGATTTTATGACAGAATATGTAGTTACTCGTTGGTACCGGGCACCAGAACTGCTTCTGAATTGTTCTGAATACACTGCCGCAATCGATATTTGGTCGGTGGGTTGCATTCTCGGTGAAACCATGACTAGACAACCCCTCTTCCCCGGCAAAGACTATGTGCATCAGTTGAGGCTTATCACAGAG CTTATAGGTTCACCCGATGATTCCAGTCTTGGTTTCCTTCGAAGCGAGAACGCTAGAAGATATGTTAGACAGCTTCCGCAATATCCAAAGCAAAATTTCTCTGCTAGATTTCCTAACAGCTCGTCTGGTGCTGTTGATTTGCTCGAGAAGATGCTTGTCTTTGATCCCCATAGGCGCATTACGG TTGAAGAGGCTCTATGCCACCCGTACTTGGCACCTTTCTATGACATCAACGAAGAGCCCATTTGCCCGAGGCCGTTCAATTTTGATTTTGAGCAACCGTCGTTTACCGAAGAAAACATCAAGGAGCTCATCTATACAGAATCTGTAAAGTTCAATACAGAACCAATTCATTGA